The Erpetoichthys calabaricus chromosome 5, fErpCal1.3, whole genome shotgun sequence genome has a segment encoding these proteins:
- the LOC114641633 gene encoding zinc finger protein 260-like, producing MASAKEDGMDGRLACIKQEDCEWGAPKDSCVKVEECERRISVFKEEAEECKRETVDIKVEHSGNFPVSLELQMCETGNIFKDKEAHSSWLTDTGQLQNSLEMKSDFPQFEEKITEGNGREAEEQLPSRSAGINLLEDSSFSLSSCTRISLQCQHKQKQEKEMKKSTRGSENLTAASLPRASLSAVKHTQTEALYTEQRKVHFTDEEALNINPECRKPFKNTSDCKDLQSIHMTPKSHSCSECGKLFSSSNSLQKHKRIHSGEKPHCCSECGKRFLQRIHLQQHSRIHTGEKPYCCPECGKRFSNSSGLHSHKLIHTGEKRFHCSECGKHLSGRGRLNIHMRIHTGEKPHCCSQCDKRFSLLSSLQLHTRIHTGEKPYCCSDCGKQFSASCSLRRHTRIHTGEKPYSCFECGKRFSENSTLQKHARIHTGEKPFSCSECDKRFTHNSTLRNHLRIHTGEKPHCCSECGKRFSYNSSLQNHAKIHTGEKSYSCSDCGKRFLQIFQLQRHMRIHNGEKLSCPVCGKQFSNNSSLHSHIRIHTGEKPFSCSECGKRLSDSSSLNRHMRIHTGENPHSCPECGKQFSHISSLQRHTRIHTGEKPYCCSECGKRFSDSYSLQRHMRIHTGEKPYGCAECGKRFSQISSLQSHTKIHTGVKPHCCSECGKRFSCSRYLQKHIKSHT from the exons ATGGCCTCGGCCAAAGAGGATGGCATGGATGGAAGACTGGCCTGCATTAAGcaagaggactgtgagtggggtGCACCAAAGGATTCGTGTGTGAAGGTGGAGGAATGTGAGAGACGAATTTCAGTGTTTAAAGAGGAGGCGGAGGAGTGCAAGAGGGAGACTGTCGACATTAAAGTCGAGCATTCAGGAAACTTCCCAGTTAGTCTTGAACTGCAAATGTGTGAAACTGGGAATATTTTCAAGGACAAAGAGGCTCATTCCAGTTGGCTCACTGATACAGGACAACTGCAGAATTCCTTGGAAATGAAATCTGACTTTCCTCAATTTGAAGAGAAAATTACTGAAGGAAATGGGAGAGAAGCAGAAGAGCAGCTGCCATCTAGGAGTGCTGGGATAA ACTTGCTGGAGGACAGCAGCTTCTCGCTATCGTCATGTACTCGGATCTCTCTTCAGTGCCAacacaaacagaaacaagaaaaggAGATGAAGAAATCAACAAGAGGATCAGAGAATTTGACAGCAGCCTCTTTGCCACGTGCTTCTCTATCTGCTGTCAAACACACACAGACTGAAGCCCTCTACACTGAACAACGAAAAGTGCATTTCACAGATGAAGAGGCTTTGAATATAAATCCAGAGTGTAGAAAGCCTTTCAAAAATACTTCCGACTGTAAAGACCTTCAGTCAATTCATATGACACCAAAGTCGCATtcatgttctgaatgtggtaaactcTTTTCAAGCAGCAACAGTCTtcagaaacacaaaagaattcacagtgGGGAGAAGCCTCATTGCTGCTCGGAATGTGGGAAAAGATTTCTACAAAGAATTCACCTTCAGCAACACAGTAGAATacatactggagagaaaccttattgctgtcctgaatgtggtaaacgattctcaAACAGCAGTGGCCTTCATAGTCATAAACTAATTCACACTGGTGAGAAACGTTttcactgttctgaatgtggcaagcatttGTCAGGCAGAGGGAGACTTAATATCCACAtgagaattcacaccggagagaaacctcattgctgttctcaGTGTGACAAACGATTCTCACTATTAAGCAGTCTTCAGCTTCACACAAGAATCCATACCGGGGAAAAACCTTATTGTTGTTCAGattgtggcaaacagttttctgcCAGTTGCAGTCTCCGGAGGCAtacaagaatccacactggagaaaagccatatagctgttttgaatgtggcaaacgattctctgaAAACAGCACTCTCCAAAAGCATGCACGAATccatacaggagagaagccattttcttgttctgaatgtgacaaaaGATTCACTCATAACAGCACACTTCGGAATCAcctaagaattcacactggagagaaacctcattgctgttctgaatgtggcaaaagattttcaTATAATAGCAGTCTTCAGAACCATGcaaaaattcacactggagaaaaatctTACAGCTGTTCTGATTGTGGTAaaagatttttacaaatattccaACTTCAGCGACACATGAGGATTCACAATGGAGAGAAACTTTCTTGCCCCgtatgtggcaaacagttctcaAACAACAGTAGCCTTCATAGTCATATTAgaattcacactggtgagaaACCTTTtagttgttctgaatgtggcaagcgttTATCAGACAGCAGCAGTCTTAATAGACATatgagaattcatactggagagaatcCCCACTCTTGTCCAgaatgtgggaaacaattctCACACATAAGCAGCCTTCAGAGGCACACAAGAATCCACACTGGGGAAAAACcttattgctgctctgaatgtggcaagcgatttTCTGACAGTTACAGTCTCCAAAGGCATATgaggattcacactggagaaaagccctatggctgtgctgaatgtggcaaaagattttcaCAAATAAGTAGCCTACAGAGCCACACAAAAATTCACACTGGCGttaaacctcattgctgttctgaatgtggcaaacgctTCTCCTGTAGCAGATACCTTCAGAAACATATAAAAAGTCACACTTAA